The following coding sequences are from one Streptomyces sp. NBC_01485 window:
- a CDS encoding ABC transporter ATP-binding protein — MSSTTPLLDVSGLTKHFPIKGGFPIRRTVGAVQAVDGLDFQVAEGESLGLVGESGCGKSTTGRLITRLLEPTGGQISYRGQDITHAGRKQLAPIRSEIQMIFQDPYASLNPRQTVGKIISGPMEINDVNPAGGREARVRELLEIVGLNPEHYNRFPHEFSGGQRQRIGVARALALEPKLIVADEPVSALDVSIQAQVVNLLQKVQRDLGIAFVFIAHDLAVVRHFSQRVAVMYLGKIVEIADRDDLYGNPRHPYTRALLSAVPEATVRDEDAPASDRIRLVGDVPSPINPPSGCRFRTRCWKATEKCATEAPPLVQVEGNKSGHLTACHYPETADTTTTVPSPRLSKDDAEATS; from the coding sequence ATGAGCAGCACCACTCCCCTCCTGGACGTCTCCGGGCTCACCAAGCACTTCCCCATCAAGGGCGGCTTCCCGATCCGGCGTACGGTCGGTGCCGTGCAGGCCGTCGACGGGCTGGACTTCCAGGTCGCCGAGGGCGAGAGCCTGGGCCTGGTCGGCGAGTCCGGCTGCGGCAAGTCGACGACGGGCCGGCTGATCACCCGTCTGCTGGAGCCGACGGGCGGGCAGATCTCGTACCGCGGCCAGGACATCACGCACGCGGGCCGCAAACAGTTGGCGCCGATCCGGTCCGAGATCCAGATGATCTTCCAGGACCCGTACGCGTCGCTGAACCCGCGCCAGACCGTCGGCAAGATCATCTCCGGGCCGATGGAGATCAACGACGTCAACCCGGCGGGCGGCCGCGAGGCGCGCGTCCGGGAACTGCTGGAGATCGTCGGTCTCAACCCGGAGCACTACAACCGCTTCCCGCACGAGTTCTCCGGCGGCCAGCGCCAGCGCATCGGCGTGGCAAGGGCGCTGGCCCTCGAACCGAAGCTGATCGTGGCCGACGAGCCGGTGTCGGCCCTGGACGTGTCGATCCAGGCGCAGGTCGTCAACCTGCTGCAGAAGGTGCAGCGGGACCTGGGCATCGCGTTCGTCTTCATCGCCCACGACCTGGCCGTCGTACGGCACTTCTCGCAGCGCGTCGCGGTCATGTACCTCGGCAAGATCGTCGAGATCGCCGACCGCGACGACCTGTACGGCAACCCGCGCCACCCCTACACCCGGGCGCTGCTGTCGGCGGTGCCCGAGGCCACGGTGCGGGACGAGGACGCCCCGGCTTCCGACCGCATCCGCCTCGTCGGCGACGTGCCCTCGCCCATCAACCCGCCCTCCGGCTGCCGCTTCCGCACCCGCTGCTGGAAGGCGACGGAGAAGTGTGCGACCGAGGCCCCGCCGCTGGTCCAGGTCGAGGGCAACAAGTCCGGCCACCTGACGGCCTGCCACTACCCGGAGACGGCGGACACCACGACCACGGTCCCGTCCCCCCGCCTCTCCAAGGACGACGCCGAGGCGACGTCCTGA
- a CDS encoding ABC transporter ATP-binding protein: MTSTDQQPFLSVRDLKVHFSTEDGIVKAVDGLSFDVLKGKTLGIVGESGSGKSVTNLAILGLHDRDRTAIEGEILLDGKELLTASEKELERLRGNKMAMIFQDALASLSPYHTVGKQISETYRKHTGCSKQEARTRAIEMLRRVGIPQAETRVDDYPHLFSGGMRQRAMIAMALVCDPELLIADEPTTALDVTVQAQIMDLLKDLQQEFGTAIIFITHDLGVIADIADDVLVMYGGRCVERGTKREVLQSPQHPYTLGLLSSMPSLDHPVDVPLNPIPGSPPSLLNPPSGCRFHPRCTFAEKVEGGLCAKEQPPLQITDGRGSACHLTSAQRAEYFTDLAGSAAN; the protein is encoded by the coding sequence GTGACGAGCACCGATCAGCAGCCCTTCCTGTCCGTCAGGGACCTGAAAGTCCATTTCTCCACCGAGGACGGCATCGTCAAGGCCGTCGACGGGCTCTCCTTCGACGTGCTGAAGGGCAAGACGCTCGGCATCGTGGGCGAGTCGGGTTCCGGCAAGTCGGTCACCAATCTGGCCATTCTGGGTCTGCACGACCGCGACCGCACGGCGATCGAGGGCGAGATCCTGCTGGACGGCAAGGAGTTGCTGACCGCTTCCGAAAAGGAACTCGAGCGGCTGCGCGGCAACAAGATGGCGATGATCTTCCAGGACGCGCTGGCCTCGCTGTCGCCGTACCACACGGTCGGCAAGCAGATCAGTGAGACCTACCGCAAGCACACGGGCTGCTCCAAGCAGGAGGCCCGGACGCGTGCCATCGAGATGCTGCGGCGGGTCGGGATCCCGCAGGCGGAGACCCGGGTGGACGACTACCCGCACCTGTTCTCCGGCGGTATGCGCCAGCGCGCGATGATCGCGATGGCGCTGGTCTGCGACCCGGAGCTGCTGATCGCCGACGAGCCGACCACGGCCCTCGACGTGACGGTCCAGGCCCAGATCATGGACCTGCTGAAGGATCTCCAGCAGGAGTTCGGCACGGCCATCATCTTCATCACGCACGACCTGGGCGTCATCGCGGACATCGCCGACGACGTCCTGGTGATGTACGGCGGCCGGTGCGTGGAGCGCGGCACCAAGCGGGAGGTGCTGCAGTCTCCGCAGCACCCCTACACCCTCGGCCTGCTCAGCTCGATGCCGAGCCTGGACCACCCGGTGGACGTGCCGCTGAACCCGATCCCGGGTTCGCCGCCCTCGCTGCTGAACCCGCCCTCGGGCTGCCGCTTCCACCCGCGGTGCACCTTCGCCGAGAAGGTCGAGGGGGGTCTGTGCGCCAAGGAGCAGCCGCCGCTGCAGATCACCGACGGCCGGGGTTCCGCCTGCCACCTGACCTCCGCGCAGCGCGCGGAGTACTTCACCGACCTCGCCGGCAGCGCCGCGAACTGA
- a CDS encoding Uma2 family endonuclease, translated as MDYAKMRTIAEELTAYAEHLEGSWTVEIGPSGPFLAMSSPSKRRQGTVRRICKQLDEQLLSTHPGYICANGPDIEHPSIGRMRRPDAVVIPEAVLDEEGLAVDATQVLAVVEIVSPSNPGNDYGDKLAEYPAMGIALYLIVDPRTGTIEVHSDPCKDRYQHKDPYIFGDTVPFGPWTLETAAFLRYGKPRP; from the coding sequence ATGGACTACGCGAAGATGCGGACGATCGCCGAGGAGCTCACGGCGTATGCGGAGCATCTGGAAGGGTCCTGGACCGTCGAGATCGGGCCTTCCGGGCCGTTCCTCGCCATGAGCAGCCCTTCGAAGCGCCGTCAGGGCACGGTTCGGCGTATTTGCAAGCAGTTGGACGAGCAGCTCCTCTCCACGCACCCCGGCTACATCTGCGCGAACGGCCCCGATATCGAGCACCCCTCGATCGGCAGGATGCGGCGTCCGGATGCCGTCGTGATCCCTGAAGCCGTGCTCGACGAGGAAGGCCTCGCGGTCGACGCGACGCAGGTGCTGGCGGTCGTCGAGATCGTCTCCCCGTCCAACCCCGGCAACGACTACGGCGACAAGCTCGCCGAGTACCCCGCGATGGGCATCGCCCTCTATCTGATCGTCGATCCCCGCACCGGCACCATCGAGGTGCACTCCGACCCCTGCAAGGACCGCTACCAGCACAAGGACCCGTACATTTTCGGGGACACGGTGCCTTTCGGGCCGTGGACTCTGGAGACCGCTGCCTTTCTCCGTTACGGAAAGCCGCGGCCCTAG
- a CDS encoding ABC transporter substrate-binding protein, with protein MSFSRRNFMIATGVAAASTTVLSACSSSSGSGTAKDDAPKVSGSKTTEIPVGTKADSTGPAPEVKGAVKGGTIYSLDQFDMDHLDPAQIYVSTEGAITRPISRGLTGYKIDEKGGCILVGDAATDAGTMKDGGKTWTFTLKDGVKWEDGSDLATTDVKHTFERLFAAFVTEGPRYVQQFLVGGDKYKGPYEGKSLASIEIDGKTVTFRLNEARTDFNYTLAMPGYGLVPKAKDTKEKYDKQPFSCGPYRIGNRSIGKSMTYVRNDHWDPKTDSIRNAYPDKFVFQFGYELLASTDRYIADSGNDQYSMSIFNEVAPERIAQVLTNAKLKKRVLTQVDTVTYYWPINMTRIKDLKVRQAINYAWPHQQLQTVRGGVSTSEIATTVLSPVTPGYTKFDLYGVDKKPGGDAAKAKALLKEAGKVGQKLVIAYQQSDNAVKSAVAIKNALEEAGFTVVNKQVDKSTFYTQIGKIDNDFDLFAAGWSPDWPGGYSVFYPCWSGKNIGDGRSNYAQLNDPSVNKAIDAASKIADVEEANKAWGNIDRMVMELAAVVPDYHSIRNWMYGSKVGNVVYDGGNTCVALCKLYAMK; from the coding sequence ATGTCCTTTTCCCGTAGAAACTTCATGATCGCCACCGGCGTCGCCGCGGCCTCCACCACGGTGCTGTCCGCGTGCAGCAGCAGCTCCGGCAGCGGCACCGCGAAGGACGACGCCCCCAAGGTCAGCGGCTCGAAGACCACCGAGATCCCGGTCGGCACGAAGGCCGACTCCACCGGCCCGGCGCCGGAGGTCAAGGGCGCGGTCAAGGGCGGGACGATCTACTCGCTCGACCAGTTCGACATGGACCACCTGGACCCGGCGCAGATCTACGTGTCGACCGAGGGCGCCATCACCCGTCCGATCTCGCGTGGTCTGACCGGCTACAAGATCGACGAGAAGGGTGGCTGCATCCTCGTCGGCGACGCCGCGACCGACGCCGGCACGATGAAGGACGGCGGCAAGACCTGGACCTTCACGCTGAAGGACGGCGTGAAGTGGGAGGACGGCTCCGACCTCGCCACGACCGACGTCAAGCACACCTTCGAGCGCCTCTTCGCGGCCTTCGTCACCGAGGGTCCCCGCTACGTCCAGCAGTTCCTGGTGGGTGGCGACAAGTACAAGGGCCCGTACGAGGGCAAGAGCCTCGCCTCCATCGAGATCGATGGCAAGACCGTCACCTTCCGCCTCAACGAAGCCCGCACGGACTTCAACTACACGCTCGCGATGCCCGGTTACGGTCTCGTGCCGAAGGCGAAGGACACCAAGGAGAAGTACGACAAGCAGCCGTTCTCCTGCGGTCCGTACCGGATCGGCAACCGCAGCATCGGCAAGTCGATGACCTACGTGCGCAACGACCACTGGGACCCGAAGACCGACTCGATCCGTAACGCCTACCCGGACAAGTTCGTCTTCCAGTTCGGCTACGAGCTGCTCGCGTCGACCGACCGCTACATCGCGGACTCGGGCAACGACCAGTACTCGATGTCGATCTTCAACGAGGTCGCGCCGGAGCGCATAGCCCAGGTGCTCACCAACGCCAAGCTGAAGAAGCGCGTCCTGACGCAGGTCGACACGGTCACCTACTACTGGCCGATCAACATGACCCGCATCAAGGACCTCAAGGTCCGCCAGGCCATCAACTACGCGTGGCCGCACCAGCAGCTCCAGACCGTCCGCGGCGGTGTCTCCACCAGCGAGATCGCCACCACCGTCCTCAGCCCGGTGACCCCCGGCTACACCAAGTTCGACCTGTACGGCGTGGACAAGAAGCCGGGCGGCGACGCCGCGAAGGCCAAGGCCCTGCTGAAGGAGGCCGGCAAGGTCGGCCAGAAGCTGGTCATCGCCTACCAGCAGTCGGACAACGCGGTGAAGAGCGCGGTCGCCATCAAGAACGCGCTGGAAGAGGCCGGCTTCACGGTCGTCAACAAGCAGGTCGACAAGTCGACCTTCTACACCCAGATCGGTAAGATCGACAACGACTTCGACCTGTTCGCGGCCGGCTGGAGCCCGGACTGGCCGGGCGGCTACTCGGTCTTCTACCCCTGCTGGAGCGGCAAGAACATCGGCGACGGCCGCAGCAACTACGCGCAGCTCAACGACCCGAGCGTCAACAAGGCGATCGACGCCGCCTCGAAGATCGCGGACGTCGAGGAGGCCAACAAGGCCTGGGGCAACATCGACCGCATGGTCATGGAGCTCGCGGCGGTCGTGCCCGACTACCACTCCATCCGCAACTGGATGTACGGATCCAAGGTCGGCAACGTCGTGTACGACGGCGGCAACACCTGCGTCGCGCTGTGCAAGCTCTACGCGATGAAGTAG
- a CDS encoding ABC transporter permease — MTDESVAKSTTSDAPKANESRSPGRLAWKRFKRDRTGVISAYVVIFFFVIAIAAPLIAKLYGKDPYTTYASQRPELLNPFAYPAGPNGGMSSEFWFGVEPQLGRDVFTFLLYGIRTSLGIAVAATLLTTVVGVVVGITAGYLGGRTDYLVGRIIDILLSFPSTLFFIAFMPVVYGVFVAADEDVPTSLRATCLILVLSAFGWASIARLLRGQVLGLREREFVEAAKVTGASPRRIVFKELLPNLWTPIIIQSTLMLPAYVTAEAGLAFLGVGIIDPTPDWGVMIQRGATFYTEDITFMLFPGLSMVIFVLAFNLLGDSVRDALDPKSKR; from the coding sequence GTGACCGACGAGAGCGTCGCGAAGTCGACAACTTCCGACGCCCCGAAGGCCAACGAGAGCCGGTCTCCCGGGCGACTGGCATGGAAGCGCTTCAAGCGCGACCGCACCGGCGTCATATCCGCCTATGTCGTGATCTTCTTCTTCGTGATCGCGATCGCCGCTCCGCTGATCGCCAAGCTGTACGGCAAGGACCCCTACACGACGTACGCGAGCCAGCGTCCGGAACTGCTGAACCCCTTCGCCTACCCGGCCGGTCCGAACGGCGGCATGAGCTCCGAGTTCTGGTTCGGCGTCGAGCCCCAGCTCGGCCGCGACGTCTTCACGTTCCTGCTGTACGGCATCCGGACGTCGCTCGGCATCGCGGTCGCGGCCACCCTGCTGACCACGGTCGTCGGCGTCGTCGTCGGCATCACCGCCGGCTACCTGGGCGGCCGGACCGACTACCTCGTCGGCCGGATCATCGACATCCTGCTGTCCTTCCCGTCCACGCTCTTCTTCATCGCCTTCATGCCGGTCGTCTACGGCGTGTTCGTCGCCGCCGACGAGGACGTACCGACCTCGCTGCGCGCCACCTGCCTGATCCTCGTCCTCTCCGCCTTCGGCTGGGCCTCCATCGCCCGGCTGCTGCGCGGCCAGGTACTCGGGCTGCGCGAACGGGAGTTCGTGGAGGCGGCCAAGGTCACGGGCGCATCACCGCGACGCATCGTCTTCAAAGAGCTACTGCCGAACCTGTGGACCCCGATCATCATCCAGTCCACGCTGATGCTTCCGGCCTACGTCACCGCGGAGGCGGGTCTCGCTTTCCTCGGCGTCGGGATCATCGACCCGACGCCGGACTGGGGCGTCATGATCCAGCGAGGCGCCACGTTCTACACCGAGGACATCACGTTCATGCTCTTCCCGGGCCTGTCGATGGTGATCTTCGTCCTCGCCTTCAACCTGCTCGGCGACTCGGTGCGTGACGCACTCGACCCGAAGTCCAAGCGGTAA
- a CDS encoding AfsR/SARP family transcriptional regulator, with protein sequence MEIQLLGCVEARARAGGKMPLPHGTKLLLAALAWTPGAFVADEVLIERVWQERRPQHPRDALYIQATRLRKALRADGQREDGFELARKRGGYVLAIDEESVDTARFRGLVRQAQQAARTGETDTALCLYGRALELWRGEPLSDVRTAWAESARVALRREHREALVGSTELHLRAGRHEECLPQLQWLADMHPFDEKVAGLLMLALHRAGRPADALDCFQVLRMRMVDLLGCEPGPELRSLQERVLARDHRLLLPSTYAAAAC encoded by the coding sequence ATGGAGATCCAGTTGTTGGGGTGTGTCGAGGCGCGGGCCCGGGCCGGGGGCAAGATGCCGCTTCCGCATGGGACGAAGTTGCTGCTGGCGGCGCTGGCCTGGACGCCCGGGGCCTTCGTGGCCGACGAGGTGCTGATCGAGCGGGTGTGGCAGGAGCGGCGGCCGCAGCATCCGCGGGACGCGCTGTACATCCAGGCCACCCGGCTGCGGAAGGCACTGCGGGCCGACGGGCAGCGCGAAGACGGGTTCGAACTGGCCCGGAAGCGGGGCGGGTACGTGCTCGCGATCGACGAGGAGAGCGTGGACACCGCGCGGTTCCGGGGGCTGGTCCGGCAGGCGCAGCAGGCCGCCCGCACCGGGGAGACCGACACCGCCCTCTGCCTCTACGGGCGGGCCCTGGAGCTGTGGCGGGGCGAGCCGCTGTCCGACGTGCGCACGGCCTGGGCGGAGTCGGCGCGGGTGGCGCTGCGGCGCGAGCACCGTGAGGCGCTGGTCGGCAGCACGGAGCTGCACCTGCGGGCGGGGCGGCACGAGGAGTGCCTGCCGCAGTTGCAGTGGCTGGCCGACATGCACCCCTTCGACGAGAAGGTCGCGGGCCTGCTGATGCTCGCCCTGCACCGCGCCGGACGTCCGGCGGACGCGCTGGACTGCTTCCAGGTGCTGCGCATGCGGATGGTCGACCTGCTCGGGTGCGAGCCGGGGCCGGAGCTGCGGTCCCTCCAGGAACGCGTCCTCGCCCGCGATCACCGGCTGCTGCTCCCCAGCACGTACGCGGCGGCCGCCTGCTGA
- a CDS encoding peptide ABC transporter substrate-binding protein has translation MRGATHAKWAACAAAAVLAATACGGGGSGSGGGDGGAVLSSSWGDPQNPLEPANTNEVQGGKVLDMVFRSLKKYNPETGAAEDMLAEKIDTTDSQTFTITVKDGWTFSNGEKVTSKSFVDAWNYGASLKNNQKNAYFFEYIDGYTKTHPADGAAQSADTLAGLEVVNDKTFTVRLTQKFSTFPDVLGYPAYAPLPQSFFTDHAGWLKKPIGNGPYTIDSYTKGSQMVLKKWDGYPGTDKAQNSGVTLKVYTDNNTAYTDLMAGNLDLVDDVPAAQLKNVKSDLGGRYLSTPAGIIQTLAFPYYDPDWNKSGSDKVRTGLSRAIDRKQITETIFQKTRTPATDWTSPVLGEDGGYKEGLCGDACDYDPAAAKKLIQEGGGLPGGQVKITYNADTGSHKQWVDAVCNSINNALGNDKACVANPVGTFADFRNQIGGHKLSGPFRAGWQMDYPLVQNFLQPLYYTNASSNDGKWSNKDFDTLVNQANAETDTAKAVETFQKAAEVVRDNMAAIPLWYQNGSAGYTERLSNVKLNPFSVPVYNEIKVS, from the coding sequence ATGCGTGGAGCCACGCACGCCAAGTGGGCCGCCTGTGCGGCGGCGGCAGTGCTCGCGGCCACCGCCTGCGGGGGTGGCGGGAGTGGCAGCGGGGGCGGCGACGGCGGCGCGGTGCTCAGCTCCTCCTGGGGTGACCCGCAGAACCCCCTGGAGCCCGCCAACACCAACGAGGTGCAGGGCGGCAAGGTCCTTGACATGGTGTTTCGCAGCCTGAAGAAGTACAACCCGGAGACCGGCGCGGCCGAGGACATGCTCGCCGAGAAGATCGACACCACGGACTCCCAGACCTTCACGATCACCGTCAAGGACGGCTGGACGTTCAGCAATGGCGAAAAAGTGACGTCGAAATCCTTCGTCGACGCCTGGAACTACGGCGCGAGCCTGAAGAACAACCAGAAGAACGCGTACTTCTTCGAGTACATCGACGGCTACACCAAGACCCACCCGGCGGACGGCGCCGCGCAGAGCGCCGACACCCTCGCCGGGCTCGAGGTCGTGAACGACAAGACCTTCACCGTCCGGCTCACGCAGAAGTTCTCCACCTTCCCGGACGTCCTCGGCTACCCCGCCTACGCCCCCCTGCCCCAGTCCTTCTTCACCGACCACGCCGGCTGGCTCAAGAAACCGATCGGAAACGGGCCGTACACGATCGACTCCTATACCAAGGGGTCCCAGATGGTCCTGAAGAAGTGGGACGGCTACCCCGGCACGGACAAGGCGCAGAACAGCGGCGTGACCCTGAAGGTCTACACCGACAACAACACCGCCTACACCGACCTGATGGCCGGCAACCTCGACCTGGTCGACGACGTGCCCGCCGCACAGCTCAAGAACGTCAAGAGCGACCTCGGCGGCCGCTACCTCAGCACCCCCGCCGGCATCATCCAGACCCTGGCCTTCCCCTACTACGACCCGGACTGGAACAAGTCGGGGTCGGACAAGGTCCGTACCGGTCTCTCCCGCGCGATCGACCGTAAGCAGATCACCGAGACGATCTTCCAGAAGACCCGCACCCCGGCCACCGACTGGACTTCACCGGTGCTCGGCGAGGACGGCGGCTACAAGGAAGGTCTGTGCGGGGACGCCTGCGACTACGACCCGGCGGCGGCGAAGAAGCTGATCCAGGAGGGCGGCGGCCTCCCCGGCGGCCAGGTCAAAATCACATACAACGCGGACACCGGCTCGCACAAACAGTGGGTCGACGCGGTCTGCAACTCGATCAACAACGCGCTCGGCAACGACAAGGCCTGCGTCGCCAACCCGGTCGGCACCTTCGCCGACTTCCGCAACCAGATCGGCGGCCACAAGCTGAGCGGCCCGTTCCGGGCGGGGTGGCAGATGGACTACCCCCTCGTCCAGAACTTCCTCCAGCCGCTCTACTACACCAACGCCTCCTCCAACGACGGCAAGTGGTCCAACAAGGACTTCGACACGCTCGTGAACCAGGCCAACGCCGAGACCGACACAGCGAAGGCGGTGGAGACCTTCCAGAAGGCCGCGGAGGTCGTCCGCGACAACATGGCGGCCATCCCGCTCTGGTACCAGAACGGCAGCGCCGGCTACACGGAGCGGCTCTCGAACGTCAAGCTCAACCCGTTCTCCGTCCCGGTCTACAACGAGATCAAGGTCAGCTGA
- a CDS encoding ABC transporter permease, which produces MGRYVIRRLLQMIPVFIGATLLIFLMVNVMGDPVAGLCGDRQCDPATAAQLEKEFGLDKPVWQQYLTYMGNVFTGDFGTAFNGQPVTELMASAFPVTIRLTIVAILFEIVIGITLGVVTGLRRGRPEDTGVLLLTLVVISVPTFVTGLLLQLLLGVEWGWIKPSVSSEAAFGELIVPGLVLASVSLAYVTRLTRTSIAENKRSDYVRTAVAKGLPRHRVVTRHLLRNSLIPVVTFIGTDIGALMGGAIVTERIFNIHGVGFQLYQGILRQNTQTVVGFVTVLVLVFLVANLLVDLLYAVLDPRIRYA; this is translated from the coding sequence GTGGGCCGGTACGTGATCCGGCGGCTGCTCCAGATGATCCCGGTGTTCATCGGCGCCACGCTGCTGATCTTCCTGATGGTGAACGTGATGGGCGACCCCGTCGCGGGCCTGTGCGGTGACCGGCAGTGCGATCCGGCCACCGCCGCCCAGTTGGAGAAGGAGTTCGGCCTCGACAAGCCGGTCTGGCAGCAGTACCTGACCTACATGGGGAACGTCTTCACCGGAGACTTCGGTACGGCGTTCAACGGCCAGCCGGTCACCGAGCTGATGGCGTCGGCGTTCCCGGTCACCATCCGGCTGACGATCGTGGCGATCCTCTTCGAGATCGTCATCGGCATCACCCTGGGCGTCGTCACGGGCCTGCGCCGGGGCCGGCCCGAGGACACCGGGGTCCTGCTGCTCACCCTCGTGGTGATCTCCGTCCCCACCTTCGTCACCGGTCTGCTGCTGCAACTGCTGCTCGGCGTCGAGTGGGGCTGGATCAAACCGTCGGTCTCCTCGGAGGCCGCCTTCGGCGAACTGATCGTGCCGGGCCTGGTGCTGGCCTCCGTGTCGTTGGCCTACGTCACCCGCCTCACCCGCACCTCCATCGCGGAGAACAAGCGGTCCGACTACGTCCGTACGGCCGTCGCCAAGGGGCTGCCGCGCCACCGGGTCGTCACCCGGCACCTGCTGCGCAACTCCCTCATCCCCGTGGTCACGTTCATCGGCACCGACATCGGCGCCCTGATGGGCGGCGCGATCGTCACCGAGCGCATCTTCAACATCCACGGCGTCGGCTTCCAGCTCTACCAGGGCATCCTGCGGCAGAACACCCAGACCGTCGTCGGCTTCGTGACCGTCCTCGTCCTGGTCTTCCTGGTGGCGAACCTGCTCGTCGACCTCCTGTACGCCGTACTCGACCCGAGGATCCGCTATGCCTGA
- a CDS encoding ABC transporter permease, protein MLRFLVRRVIGALAILLIISAVTFWLFYAVPRDPAMMSCGKNCTPDVLAQIRHNLGIDKPMPVQFWLWLVGVFAGRNYPGYDYCNAPCLGYSFANREPVFGTIMDRLPTTLSLAFGAAVVFLILGVGAGMLAALKQGKALDKFASSASLLGSSLQIYFIGYIAMFFFVAKLGIMDQPSYTPLTDDPVAWFSGLLLPWLTLAIIFTANYTRMTRSQLVEQLSEDYVRTARAKGLSQANVFFRFAWRGAMGPIVTVFGIDLGTLIGGAIITESTFSLQGVGRLAVKSVDQSDLPMLLGVTVLAAGAIVFFNIIVDAVYALIDPRIRLA, encoded by the coding sequence ATGCTCCGCTTCCTTGTCCGCCGAGTCATCGGCGCGCTGGCCATCCTCCTGATCATCAGCGCCGTCACCTTCTGGCTCTTCTACGCCGTGCCACGTGACCCCGCCATGATGTCCTGCGGCAAGAACTGCACGCCGGACGTCCTCGCCCAGATCCGGCACAACCTGGGCATCGACAAGCCGATGCCCGTCCAGTTCTGGCTGTGGCTCGTGGGCGTCTTCGCCGGCCGTAACTACCCCGGCTACGACTACTGCAACGCCCCCTGCCTCGGCTACTCCTTCGCCAACCGCGAGCCGGTCTTCGGCACGATCATGGACCGGCTGCCGACGACCCTGTCGCTCGCCTTCGGCGCGGCCGTCGTCTTCCTGATCCTCGGTGTCGGCGCGGGCATGCTCGCGGCCCTCAAGCAGGGCAAGGCCCTCGACAAGTTCGCCAGCTCGGCGTCGCTGCTCGGGTCCTCGCTGCAGATCTACTTCATCGGCTACATCGCGATGTTCTTCTTCGTCGCGAAGCTGGGCATCATGGACCAGCCGTCCTACACCCCCCTCACCGACGACCCGGTCGCCTGGTTCTCGGGACTGCTGCTGCCCTGGCTGACCCTTGCCATCATCTTCACCGCCAACTACACGCGTATGACCCGCTCCCAGCTCGTGGAGCAACTCAGCGAGGACTACGTCCGTACGGCCCGGGCCAAGGGCCTGTCGCAGGCGAACGTGTTCTTCCGGTTCGCCTGGCGAGGCGCGATGGGCCCCATCGTCACGGTGTTCGGCATCGACCTGGGCACGCTCATCGGCGGCGCGATCATCACCGAGTCGACGTTCAGCCTGCAGGGCGTCGGCCGGCTCGCGGTCAAGTCCGTGGACCAGAGCGACCTGCCCATGCTGCTGGGCGTGACCGTCCTGGCCGCCGGTGCGATCGTGTTCTTCAACATCATCGTCGATGCCGTCTACGCCCTCATCGACCCGCGGATCCGGCTCGCCTGA